The Gemella haemolysans genome includes a region encoding these proteins:
- the rpsG gene encoding 30S ribosomal protein S7 yields the protein MPRKGPVAKRDVLPDPIYNSKLVTKLINKLMLDGKRGTAQRILYSAFDLIKEKSGRDAMEVFEEALNNIMPVLEVRARRVGGSNYQVPVEVRAERRTTLGLRWLVNYSRLRGEKTMEQRLANEILDAANNTGSAVKKREDTHKMAEANKAFAHYRW from the coding sequence ATGCCACGTAAAGGTCCAGTTGCAAAACGTGACGTTTTGCCAGATCCAATTTATAACTCAAAATTAGTTACAAAATTGATTAACAAATTAATGCTAGATGGGAAACGCGGTACAGCTCAAAGAATTTTATATTCTGCGTTTGATTTAATTAAAGAAAAATCAGGACGTGATGCTATGGAAGTTTTCGAAGAAGCATTAAACAACATTATGCCAGTTCTTGAAGTTCGTGCTCGTCGTGTTGGTGGTTCTAACTACCAAGTACCAGTAGAAGTACGTGCTGAAAGAAGAACTACATTAGGTCTACGTTGGTTAGTTAACTATTCTCGTTTAAGAGGAGAAAAAACTATGGAACAACGTTTAGCTAATGAAATTTTAGACGCAGCAAATAACACTGGTTCAGCTGTTAAGAAACGTGAAGATACTCACAAAATGGCTGAAGCAAACAAAGCATTTGCTCACTATCGTTGGTAA
- a CDS encoding DUF438 domain-containing protein: MATKRIEVLRDILLRLHKGESAESVQDEFNEHFSGVSAIEISLMEHELMNSDSGVTFEDVMKLCNVHANLFKGAIKNVEVEDSEHPGHPVQVFKQENLALRAAIIRVRRILDNYAKLDEGETKEAVLKGLLRQLQLLGQFDIHYKRKEELMFPIMEKYGHDAPPKVMWGVDDEIRDLFKLAKEEAGKLPNAEIVVVKEKFEVFVKEFEEMIFKEESILLMILLETFTQDDWLSIAKDSDAYGYAIIRPQEEWIPHREDFETQTIDNSEVIEVSEGELTKIIQTPEGEFTITYKPKEVKEETFNRDTPQKVGNGYLSLNQIDLILNHLPMEITFVNKDEVFQYYNNHCSEEEMIFKRTSGQIGRNVELCHPPKYLEKVKTIMKNLRDRKKDKYEMWFKSESRGKFVHVTYAGVYDENGEFQGVLEYIQDIAPYREIDSDYYRGIE; this comes from the coding sequence ATGGCTACAAAGAGAATTGAAGTTTTACGCGATATATTATTACGACTTCATAAAGGTGAGTCTGCCGAATCTGTTCAAGATGAATTCAATGAACATTTTTCTGGAGTATCTGCTATTGAGATATCTTTAATGGAGCATGAGCTTATGAATTCAGATTCTGGTGTAACTTTTGAAGATGTAATGAAGCTATGTAATGTACATGCCAATTTATTTAAAGGTGCGATAAAAAATGTAGAAGTCGAAGATAGTGAGCATCCAGGACACCCAGTTCAAGTTTTTAAACAAGAAAATTTAGCTTTAAGAGCTGCAATAATAAGAGTTCGTCGAATTCTAGATAACTATGCTAAGCTCGATGAAGGAGAAACAAAAGAAGCAGTACTAAAAGGATTGCTTCGTCAGTTGCAATTATTAGGACAATTTGATATTCATTACAAACGTAAAGAAGAATTAATGTTTCCTATAATGGAAAAATATGGTCACGATGCACCACCTAAGGTTATGTGGGGTGTTGATGATGAAATAAGAGATTTGTTCAAACTTGCTAAAGAAGAAGCGGGAAAACTACCTAATGCAGAGATAGTTGTCGTTAAAGAAAAATTTGAAGTTTTTGTTAAAGAATTTGAGGAAATGATCTTTAAAGAAGAGTCGATTCTTCTGATGATATTATTAGAAACATTTACTCAAGACGATTGGTTGAGTATAGCTAAAGACAGTGATGCTTATGGTTATGCAATAATTCGACCTCAAGAAGAGTGGATACCTCACAGAGAAGATTTTGAAACTCAGACTATTGATAATAGTGAGGTCATAGAAGTAAGCGAAGGGGAATTAACAAAAATTATTCAAACTCCTGAAGGAGAGTTTACTATTACCTATAAACCAAAAGAAGTTAAAGAAGAAACTTTCAATAGGGATACACCTCAGAAAGTCGGAAATGGTTATCTGTCATTAAATCAAATTGATTTAATATTAAATCATTTACCGATGGAAATTACTTTTGTTAATAAAGACGAAGTTTTTCAATATTATAATAATCATTGTTCAGAGGAAGAGATGATTTTTAAACGCACATCAGGGCAAATAGGTAGAAATGTAGAACTATGTCATCCACCTAAGTACCTAGAGAAAGTTAAAACTATAATGAAAAACTTACGAGATAGAAAAAAAGATAAGTACGAAATGTGGTTTAAATCAGAATCAAGAGGAAAATTTGTTCATGTCACTTATGCTGGGGTTTATGACGAAAATGGTGAATTTCAAGGAGTATTAGAATATATTCAGGATATAGCTCCTTATAGAGAAATAGATAGTGATTATTATAGGGGAATAGAATAA
- a CDS encoding ABC transporter ATP-binding protein, producing the protein MINIKNLIVKFDTKCAVDDLSFTINDGEIFGLIGHNGAGKSTTIKSLVSILEPTSGEIYFNDLLLKNNRLACKKQIGYVPDSPDMFLTLSAFEYWSLVASIYEIDNKTRDDILNRYCKLFNMIGVEHQEISSFSHGMRQKVFVIGALLSEPKFWIMDEPMTGLDPQAAFDLKNLMKEHATKGNSVLFSTHVLEVAEHLCDRIGILSKGKLIFIGTLNELKEQFQGDNLEEIYLNIVKNSNSNILGGD; encoded by the coding sequence ATGATAAACATTAAAAATCTTATCGTAAAATTTGATACAAAGTGCGCTGTTGATGATTTAAGTTTTACAATCAATGACGGAGAGATATTCGGACTTATCGGGCATAACGGAGCTGGTAAGTCTACTACAATCAAATCTCTAGTTAGTATATTAGAACCTACTTCAGGAGAGATTTACTTTAATGACCTACTTTTAAAAAATAATAGATTAGCATGCAAAAAGCAAATTGGCTATGTACCTGATTCACCTGATATGTTTCTTACATTATCAGCATTCGAATATTGGTCATTAGTCGCTAGCATATATGAAATTGATAATAAAACAAGAGATGATATTCTCAATAGGTACTGCAAATTATTTAATATGATAGGTGTTGAACACCAAGAAATTAGCTCCTTCTCTCATGGTATGAGACAAAAAGTATTTGTTATTGGAGCATTATTATCAGAACCTAAGTTTTGGATTATGGATGAACCGATGACAGGATTAGATCCACAAGCTGCATTTGACTTGAAAAACTTAATGAAAGAACATGCCACTAAAGGAAATAGTGTTCTATTCTCTACCCATGTCTTAGAGGTCGCTGAACATCTATGCGATAGAATAGGCATCCTCAGCAAGGGAAAACTGATTTTTATCGGTACACTTAACGAGCTTAAAGAACAATTTCAGGGAGATAATTTAGAAGAAATTTATCTTAATATAGTAAAAAATTCAAATTCAAATATTTTAGGTGGTGATTAA
- the fusA gene encoding elongation factor G produces MTRAFSLKDTRNIGIMAHIDAGKTTATERILFYTGKIHKIGDTHDGNSQMDWMEQEQERGITITSAATTAQWKNHRINIIDTPGHVDFTVEVERSLRVLDGSVAVLDAQSGVEPQTETVWRQATTYGVPRIVFVNKMDKTGADFLYSVGTIHDRLQANAHPIQLPIGAEDLFEGVIDLVEMKAIYNEGSVGENLVEKEIPAEYQDQAEEYREKLIEAVAEFDEDFMEKYLGGEEITIDELKAAIRKATLSVEFFPVVCGSAFKYKGVQPMLDAVVEYLPSPLDVPAIKGINPDTDEEVERHSSDEEPFSALAFKVMTDPFVGKLTFFRVYSGILSSGSYVKNSTKGKRERVGRILQMHANTRNEIAEVYAGDIAAAVGLKDTTTGDTLCDEKNEVILESMEFPEPVIQLSVEPKSKADQDKMSTALQKLQEEDPTFRAGTDEETGQVIIAGMGELHLDIIVDRMRREFKVECTVGAPMVSYRETFKQAAQVQGKFTRQSGGRGQYGDVWIEFTPNEPGAGFEFENAIVGGVVPREYIPAVEAGLKDSMANGVLAGYELIDVKAKLFDGSYHDVDSSEMAFKVAASLALKEAAKKCNPVILEPIMKVEVVMPEEYLGDIMGDITSRRGRVEGMEARGNAQVVSASVPLSEMFGYATSLRSATQGRGTYSMVFDHYEEVPKSISEEIIKKNKG; encoded by the coding sequence ATGACTAGAGCATTTTCTTTAAAAGATACTCGTAATATCGGTATCATGGCTCATATTGACGCAGGTAAAACAACTGCTACAGAGCGTATTCTGTTCTATACTGGGAAAATCCACAAAATCGGAGATACTCACGATGGTAACTCACAAATGGACTGGATGGAACAAGAACAAGAACGTGGTATCACTATTACATCTGCTGCAACAACTGCTCAATGGAAAAACCACCGTATCAACATCATCGATACACCGGGACACGTAGACTTCACAGTTGAGGTTGAACGTTCACTTCGTGTACTTGATGGATCAGTAGCAGTATTAGATGCGCAATCAGGTGTTGAACCACAAACAGAAACAGTTTGGCGTCAAGCTACAACTTATGGAGTTCCTCGTATCGTATTCGTAAACAAAATGGATAAAACAGGAGCTGACTTCCTATACTCTGTAGGAACAATCCACGACAGATTACAAGCTAACGCACACCCAATTCAACTTCCAATCGGAGCTGAAGATCTATTCGAAGGTGTAATCGACCTTGTTGAGATGAAAGCTATCTACAACGAAGGTAGCGTTGGGGAAAATCTTGTTGAAAAAGAAATCCCAGCTGAATACCAAGATCAAGCTGAAGAATACCGTGAAAAACTTATCGAAGCTGTTGCAGAATTCGATGAAGACTTCATGGAAAAATACTTAGGTGGAGAAGAAATTACAATTGATGAGCTTAAAGCTGCAATCCGTAAAGCTACTTTATCAGTAGAATTCTTCCCTGTAGTATGTGGATCAGCCTTCAAATATAAAGGTGTACAACCAATGCTAGATGCAGTAGTAGAATACTTACCATCTCCATTAGACGTACCTGCTATTAAAGGGATTAACCCAGATACTGATGAAGAAGTAGAAAGACATTCTTCAGATGAAGAACCATTCTCAGCATTAGCTTTCAAAGTTATGACTGACCCATTCGTAGGGAAACTTACTTTCTTCCGTGTGTACTCAGGTATTTTATCATCTGGTTCATACGTTAAAAACTCAACTAAAGGTAAACGTGAACGTGTAGGACGTATCCTGCAAATGCACGCTAACACTCGTAACGAAATCGCTGAAGTTTACGCTGGTGATATCGCTGCAGCTGTTGGTCTTAAAGATACTACTACTGGGGACACACTTTGTGACGAGAAAAACGAAGTTATTCTTGAATCAATGGAATTCCCAGAACCAGTTATCCAACTTTCAGTTGAACCAAAATCAAAAGCTGACCAAGATAAAATGTCAACAGCTTTACAAAAATTACAAGAAGAAGACCCAACATTCCGTGCTGGAACTGACGAAGAAACTGGGCAAGTTATCATCGCAGGTATGGGTGAGCTTCACTTAGACATCATCGTTGACCGTATGCGTCGTGAATTCAAAGTTGAATGTACAGTAGGTGCTCCAATGGTATCTTACCGTGAAACATTCAAACAAGCTGCACAAGTACAAGGTAAATTCACTCGTCAATCTGGTGGACGTGGACAATACGGGGACGTATGGATTGAGTTCACTCCAAATGAGCCAGGTGCAGGATTTGAATTCGAAAATGCTATCGTTGGTGGGGTAGTTCCACGTGAATACATCCCAGCAGTAGAAGCAGGATTAAAAGACTCTATGGCAAACGGGGTATTAGCTGGATACGAATTAATCGACGTTAAAGCTAAATTATTCGATGGATCATACCACGATGTCGATTCATCTGAAATGGCGTTCAAAGTTGCTGCATCATTAGCTCTTAAAGAAGCTGCTAAAAAATGTAACCCAGTAATCTTAGAACCAATCATGAAAGTTGAAGTTGTAATGCCTGAAGAATACTTAGGAGATATCATGGGTGATATCACTTCACGTCGTGGACGAGTTGAAGGTATGGAAGCTCGTGGTAACGCACAAGTAGTAAGTGCTTCAGTACCATTATCTGAAATGTTCGGATATGCAACTTCTCTACGTTCTGCAACTCAAGGACGTGGTACTTACTCAATGGTATTCGACCACTACGAAGAAGTACCTAAATCAATTTCTGAAGAAATTATCAAAAAAAATAAAGGATAA
- the rpsL gene encoding 30S ribosomal protein S12, whose product MPTINQLVRKPRKSKVSKSDSPALNKGYNSQRKKETNISSPQKRGVCTRVGTMTPKKPNSALRKYARVRLSNQIEVTAYIPGIGHNLQEHSVVLIRGGRVKDLPGVRYHIIRGALDTAGVNDRKQGRSLYGAKKPKEKK is encoded by the coding sequence ATGCCAACTATTAACCAATTAGTTCGTAAACCTCGTAAATCAAAAGTATCAAAATCAGATTCACCAGCACTTAACAAAGGTTACAACTCTCAAAGAAAGAAAGAAACTAACATTTCTTCACCTCAAAAACGTGGAGTTTGTACTCGTGTTGGGACTATGACACCTAAAAAACCTAACTCAGCTTTACGTAAATATGCACGTGTTCGTTTATCAAACCAAATCGAAGTAACAGCATATATCCCAGGTATCGGACACAACCTACAAGAACACAGTGTTGTACTTATTCGTGGAGGACGTGTAAAAGACTTACCAGGGGTACGTTACCACATCATCCGTGGAGCTTTAGATACTGCAGGAGTTAACGACCGTAAACAAGGACGTTCACTATACGGTGCTAAAAAACCAAAAGAGAAAAAATAA
- the tuf gene encoding elongation factor Tu has translation MAKEKFDRSKTHANIGTIGHVDHGKTTLTAAIATVLAKTYGGEAKDYASIDNAPEERERGITINTSHIEYETPNRHYAHVDCPGHADYVKNMITGAAQMDGAILVIAATDGPMAQTREHILLSRNVGVPKIVVFLNKCDMVDDEELLELVEMEVRELLSEYGFDGDELPVIKGSALKALEGDADAEKAIIELMETVDEYIPTPERDNAKPFMMPVEDVFSITGRGTVATGRVERGQVKVGDVVEIVGLTEEPASTTVTGVEMFRKLLDYAEAGDNIGALLRGVAREDIERGQVLAAPKTITPHTQFVADVYVLSKEEGGRHTPFFTNYRPQFYFRTTDVTGVVTLPEGTEMVMPGDNVSINVELISPIAIEEGTRFSIREGGRTVGSGVVTSIVK, from the coding sequence ATGGCAAAAGAAAAATTTGACCGTAGTAAAACACATGCTAACATTGGAACAATTGGTCACGTTGACCACGGTAAAACTACTTTAACAGCAGCTATCGCTACTGTATTAGCAAAAACTTATGGTGGAGAAGCTAAAGACTACGCTTCAATCGATAACGCACCAGAAGAAAGAGAACGTGGTATCACAATCAACACTTCTCACATCGAGTATGAAACTCCAAACCGTCACTACGCACACGTAGACTGCCCAGGACACGCTGACTATGTTAAAAACATGATCACTGGTGCTGCTCAAATGGACGGAGCTATCTTAGTAATCGCTGCTACAGATGGACCAATGGCTCAAACTCGTGAGCACATCCTATTATCTCGTAACGTTGGAGTACCAAAAATCGTTGTATTCTTAAACAAATGTGATATGGTTGATGACGAAGAGTTATTAGAATTAGTTGAAATGGAAGTTCGTGAACTATTATCTGAATACGGATTCGATGGAGATGAACTACCAGTAATCAAAGGTTCTGCTCTTAAAGCTCTTGAAGGAGACGCTGATGCAGAAAAAGCTATCATCGAATTAATGGAAACAGTTGATGAGTACATCCCAACTCCAGAACGTGATAACGCTAAACCATTCATGATGCCAGTTGAGGACGTATTCTCAATCACAGGTCGTGGTACAGTTGCTACTGGACGTGTTGAACGTGGACAAGTTAAAGTTGGAGACGTAGTAGAAATCGTTGGATTAACTGAAGAACCAGCTTCAACTACTGTAACAGGTGTTGAAATGTTCCGTAAATTATTAGATTACGCTGAAGCAGGAGATAACATCGGTGCATTATTACGTGGTGTTGCTCGTGAAGATATCGAACGTGGACAAGTTTTAGCAGCTCCTAAAACAATCACTCCACACACTCAATTCGTAGCTGACGTGTACGTATTATCTAAAGAAGAAGGTGGACGTCACACTCCATTCTTCACAAACTACCGTCCTCAATTCTACTTCCGTACTACTGACGTAACTGGTGTAGTTACTTTACCAGAAGGTACTGAAATGGTAATGCCTGGGGATAACGTATCAATCAACGTAGAACTTATTTCTCCAATCGCGATCGAAGAAGGAACTCGTTTCTCAATTCGTGAAGGTGGACGTACTGTAGGTTCAGGTGTTGTAACTTCAATCGTTAAATAA
- a CDS encoding DUF1858 domain-containing protein, which produces MDNIIDVSIPVAQVVDKHPEVLDILVDLGFKPLANPIMRNTIGRKTSLKMGSKLAGIKLETIVATLEANGYEVVGLD; this is translated from the coding sequence ATGGATAATATTATTGATGTGAGTATACCAGTTGCGCAAGTTGTTGATAAACATCCAGAAGTGTTGGATATTTTGGTTGATCTTGGATTTAAACCACTAGCTAATCCAATTATGAGAAATACTATAGGGAGAAAGACTTCGCTAAAAATGGGTTCGAAGTTGGCAGGAATTAAACTTGAAACAATTGTTGCTACATTAGAAGCTAATGGATATGAAGTAGTAGGGTTAGATTAA